A window of the Helianthus annuus cultivar XRQ/B chromosome 4, HanXRQr2.0-SUNRISE, whole genome shotgun sequence genome harbors these coding sequences:
- the LOC110936050 gene encoding monooxygenase 1 isoform X1, with protein MYDEEVVIIGAGISGLATALALHKKGIKSVVMERSKSLRNDGSAIGIRPNGWRALDQLGVADILRPTSIPLQRERVVSLDGGKQQDISLVQRVIHNNCSAPRGRDFVFGRLGFAIQKGVAAQLVARLPFVLMYHCIGETRCLLRKDVIDTLYAALPPTTVKFSCELESIELDPLTTKPVLRFIDGSTITTKVVIGCDGGKSIVANFLKLKPTKMFTASTIRGLTNYPHGHPFDLEFTKFKKDGILVGRIPIDNNMVYWFCSQASISKDEEIWKNPEVIRQHTIELLSNYPQEFQEMAQNADMNSLSFTHLRYRHPWELLTGTFFRGTVTVVGDAMHVMGPFLGQGGSAALEDAVVLARNMAQLGLNHAESGSKVIVHRVGKAFDQFVRQRRTRVVRLTLQAYLIGMLATSSRLKKIIWIMLLILLFPNQNSHVDYDCGDL; from the exons ATGTATGACGAAGAAGTGGTGATAATAGGGGCAGGGATCAGCGGGCTAGCGACGGCCCTCGCCCTTCACAAGAAAGGGATCAAAAGCGTAGTAATGGAGAGATCAAAAAGTCTAAGGAATGATGGATCAGCTATCGGAATCCGGCCAAATGGGTGGCGAGCCCTGGATCAGCTTGGCGTCGCGGATATCCTTCGTCCCACTTCTATCCCTTTACAAAG AGAAAGGGTCGTATCGCTTGATGGAGGGAAACAACAAGACATCTCATT GGTCCAACGGGTCATCCACAACAATTGCTCGGCACCAAGGGGACGAGATTTTGTCTTTGGCAGATTAGGGTTTGCCATTCAGAAAGgggtggcggcgcagcttgttgcccgtctaccttttgttttgat GTACCATTGCATTGGCGAAACACGTTGCTTGCTAAGGAAGGATGTTATAGACACTCTTTATGCTGCACTTCCACCCACCACCGTTAAGTTCAGTTGCGAACTTGAATCTATAGAATTAGATCCACTTACTACTAAACCAGTTCTTAGGTTCATAGATGGAAGCACAATTACTACAAAG GTTGTAATTGGTTGTGACGGTGGCAAGTCGATCGTTGCTAATTTCCTTAAACTCAAGCCTACAAAGATGTTCACGGCGTCCACAATTAGAGGCTTAACCAACTACCCACATGGTCATCCCTTCGACCTCGAGTTTACAAAGTTTAAGAAAGATGGCATACTTGTGGGTAGAATTCCGATTGACAATAACATGGTTTACTGGTTCTGTTCGCAAGCATCCATTTCTAAAG ATGAAGAAATTTGGAAAAATCCCGAGGTAATACGACAACACACCATAGAGTTGCTAAGCAACTATCCCCAAGAATTTCAAGAAATGGCTCAAAATGCAGACATGAACTCATTGTCTTTTACACACTTAAGATATCGTCATCCATGGGAGCTGCTAACGGGGACATTTTTTAGAGGAACAGTGACGGTTGTTGGCGATGCTATGCATGTCATGGGTCCCTTTTTGGGACAAGGTGGGTCTGCAGCTCTAGAAGACGCGGTTGTATTAGCTAGAAATATGGCTCAACTAGGTTTAAACCATGCTGAGAGCGGAAGTAAAGTCATTGTCCATAGAGTTGGGAAAGCATTTGATCAGTTTGTAAGACAAAGAAGGACCAGAGTAGTTCGACTAACACTGCAAGCTTACCTTATTGGCATGTTGGCTACTTCTTCGCGTCTAAAGAAGATAATATGGATCATGTTATTAATTCTTCTATTTCCAAACCAGAATAGTCATGTGGATTATGATTGTGGTGATCTTTGA
- the LOC110936050 gene encoding monooxygenase 1 isoform X2, with the protein MYDEEVVIIGAGISGLATALALHKKGIKSVVMERSKSLRNDGSAIGIRPNGWRALDQLGVADILRPTSIPLQRERVVSLDGGKQQDISLYHCIGETRCLLRKDVIDTLYAALPPTTVKFSCELESIELDPLTTKPVLRFIDGSTITTKVVIGCDGGKSIVANFLKLKPTKMFTASTIRGLTNYPHGHPFDLEFTKFKKDGILVGRIPIDNNMVYWFCSQASISKDEEIWKNPEVIRQHTIELLSNYPQEFQEMAQNADMNSLSFTHLRYRHPWELLTGTFFRGTVTVVGDAMHVMGPFLGQGGSAALEDAVVLARNMAQLGLNHAESGSKVIVHRVGKAFDQFVRQRRTRVVRLTLQAYLIGMLATSSRLKKIIWIMLLILLFPNQNSHVDYDCGDL; encoded by the exons ATGTATGACGAAGAAGTGGTGATAATAGGGGCAGGGATCAGCGGGCTAGCGACGGCCCTCGCCCTTCACAAGAAAGGGATCAAAAGCGTAGTAATGGAGAGATCAAAAAGTCTAAGGAATGATGGATCAGCTATCGGAATCCGGCCAAATGGGTGGCGAGCCCTGGATCAGCTTGGCGTCGCGGATATCCTTCGTCCCACTTCTATCCCTTTACAAAG AGAAAGGGTCGTATCGCTTGATGGAGGGAAACAACAAGACATCTCATT GTACCATTGCATTGGCGAAACACGTTGCTTGCTAAGGAAGGATGTTATAGACACTCTTTATGCTGCACTTCCACCCACCACCGTTAAGTTCAGTTGCGAACTTGAATCTATAGAATTAGATCCACTTACTACTAAACCAGTTCTTAGGTTCATAGATGGAAGCACAATTACTACAAAG GTTGTAATTGGTTGTGACGGTGGCAAGTCGATCGTTGCTAATTTCCTTAAACTCAAGCCTACAAAGATGTTCACGGCGTCCACAATTAGAGGCTTAACCAACTACCCACATGGTCATCCCTTCGACCTCGAGTTTACAAAGTTTAAGAAAGATGGCATACTTGTGGGTAGAATTCCGATTGACAATAACATGGTTTACTGGTTCTGTTCGCAAGCATCCATTTCTAAAG ATGAAGAAATTTGGAAAAATCCCGAGGTAATACGACAACACACCATAGAGTTGCTAAGCAACTATCCCCAAGAATTTCAAGAAATGGCTCAAAATGCAGACATGAACTCATTGTCTTTTACACACTTAAGATATCGTCATCCATGGGAGCTGCTAACGGGGACATTTTTTAGAGGAACAGTGACGGTTGTTGGCGATGCTATGCATGTCATGGGTCCCTTTTTGGGACAAGGTGGGTCTGCAGCTCTAGAAGACGCGGTTGTATTAGCTAGAAATATGGCTCAACTAGGTTTAAACCATGCTGAGAGCGGAAGTAAAGTCATTGTCCATAGAGTTGGGAAAGCATTTGATCAGTTTGTAAGACAAAGAAGGACCAGAGTAGTTCGACTAACACTGCAAGCTTACCTTATTGGCATGTTGGCTACTTCTTCGCGTCTAAAGAAGATAATATGGATCATGTTATTAATTCTTCTATTTCCAAACCAGAATAGTCATGTGGATTATGATTGTGGTGATCTTTGA